A window of the Pungitius pungitius chromosome 3, fPunPun2.1, whole genome shotgun sequence genome harbors these coding sequences:
- the si:dkey-260j18.2 gene encoding kelch-like protein 17 isoform X1, with amino-acid sequence MSTLQMNAVRGGAVTWRPQPWQDGEGGGGEPLSDSDSEEEDFPDDSTTPLGDYITHGLKQLLDAQQLCDVTLLVEGKKFMCHRVLLAAVSPYFRAMFTSPLVESRLTEIRLEEVTPSVMETVIQFVYTGEAGLSLDTAEDLFVAANRLQVMPLQDLCSRFLFEHLSVENCLGMYSLARSHHDQLLLRASLRLVAQHFPRVARQKDFLLLDHGTLGSLLSSDRLGVDSEAEVYDAARRWAEHQPLHRYAHMPALLHHLRPGLLSQEESRRLCQELGPAAAGEGLGGPLRPREGMFEKKIVCVDLTPREEDNLAARDYTVDCFDPRTGKWEKLAALGSLVSPGCTAVGDRLFVAGGILRTGSVSAAVHEYDAVSDRWMERPSMVQPRAMLGLLGCGESVFALGGSNRSALLDSTETLELATLRWAPGPRLPLPLRAFACAALRGRLYLLGGTTLEQNRAVVHSGVLIYHTLTDCWTRVALDSGATCLAGGVAVRGGVCAIGGYLRDTTKFLDGNYTNLETLDATGRVQFFREGRGSGVEREVTGGGVMVTADQRGGAGGGSDRAPSPVLFPGLPRRIAAGGVARWKRRIYVLGGENGSRFYDSVYCWKPGWRSWVQRREKLPGDTGGVSQFGCTTLKFPKKHILSRLRLAKENCKKAAD; translated from the exons ATGTCCACCCTTCAGATGAACGCCGTGCGGGGGGGCGCGGTCACCTGGCGTCCCCAGCCGTGgcaggacggggaggggggaggaggggagcctCTGTCGGACAGCgactcggaggaggaggacttccCCGACGACAGCACCACGCCGCTGGGAGACTACATCACGCACG GGTTGAAGCAGCTCCTGGATGCTCAGCAGCTGTGTGATGTGACTCTACTTGTGGAGGGAAAGAAGTTCATGTGTCACAG agtcCTCCTGGCAGCAGTGAGCCCCTACTTCCGGGCCATGTTCACCAGCCCTCTGGTAGAGTCCCGCCTTACCGAGATCCGACTGGAGGAGGTGACGCCGTCCGTCATGGAGACCGTCATCCAGTTTGTGTACACCGGGGAGGCGGGGCTCTCCCTGGACACGGCCGAGGATCTGTTTGTGGCCGCCAACCGGCTTCAGGTCATGCCCCTCCAAGACCTGTGCTCCAG GTTTCTATTCGAGCACCTCTCGGTGGAGAACTGCCTCGGGATGTACTCTCTGGCCCGCTCCCACCacgaccagctgctgctgcgggcGTCTTTGCGGCTGGTGGCCCAGCACTTCCCCCGGGTGGCCCGGCAGAAAGACTTCCTCCTGCTCGACCACGGCACCCTGGGCAGCCTCCTGAGCTCCGACCGCCTGGGGGTGGACTCCGAGGCAGAGGTTTACGACGCGGCGCGGCGCTGGGCGGAGCATCAGCCCCTGCATCGCTACGCCCACATGCCGGCGCTGCTCCACCACCTGCGGCCGGGGCTGCTGTCCCAGGAGGAGAGCCGACGGCTCTGCCAGGAGTTGGGGCCCGCCGCGGCCGGGGAGGGCCTCGGCGGGCCCCTGAGGCCGCGGGAGGGCATGTTCGAGAAGAAGATCGTCTGCGTGGATCTGACGCCCCGGGAGGAGGATAATTTGGCGGCGAGGGACTACACGGTGGACTGCTTCGACCCCCGGACCGGGAAGTGGGAGAAGTTGGCGGCGCTGGGCTCGCTGGTCAGCCCCGGCTGCACGGCCGTCGGCGACCGGCTGTTTGTGGCCGGCGGCATCCTGCGGACGGGCTCCGTGTCGGCGGCCGTGCACGAATACGACGCGGTGTCGGACCGCTGGATGGAGCGGCCCTCCATGGTGCAGCCGCGGGCCATGCTGGGCCTGCTGGGCTGCGGGGAGTCGGTCTTCGCCCTGGGGGGCAGCAACCGCTCGGCTCTGCTGGACTCCACTGAGACGCTGGAGCTGGCCACGCTGCGGTGGGCTCCGGGGCCTCGCTTGCCGCTGCCCCTGCGCGCCTTCGCCTGCGCGGCGCTGCGCGGGCGGCTCTACCTTCTGGGGGGAACCACGCTCGAACAGAACCGCGCCGTGGTCCACTCGGGGGTGCTCATTTATCACACCCTGACGGACTGCTGGACGCGAGTGGCCCTGGACTCGGGCGCCACCTGTCTGGCCGGAGGGGTAGCGGTGCGAGGAGGCGTGTGCGCCATCGGGGGATACCTGAGAGACACGACCAAGTTCCTGGACGGAAACTACACCAATCTGGAGACTTTGGACGCCACCGGGCGCGTGCAGTTCTTccgagaggggagggggtccgGGGTGGAGCGGGAGGTGACCGGCGGCGGGGTGATGGTCACCGCCGACCAACGCGGCGGGGCGGGCGGCGGGAGCGACCGGGCGCCGAGCCCCGTGCTGTTCCCCGGGCTGCCGCGGCGGATCGCGGCGGGCGGCGTGGCCAGGTGGAAACGCAGGATCTACGTGCTGGGCGGGGAAAACGGCTCGCGGTTCTACGACAGCGTGTACTGCTGGAAGCCCGGCTGGCGCAGCTGGGTCCAGAGGCGCGAGAAACTCCCGGGGGACACCGGCGGGGTGAGCCAGTTTGGGTGCACCACTTTGAAGTTCCCCAAGAAACACATCCTGTCCAGACTGAGACTAGCCAAAGAGAACTGCAAGAAGGCGGCCGACTAG
- the si:dkey-260j18.2 gene encoding kelch-like protein 17 isoform X2 translates to MNAVRGGAVTWRPQPWQDGEGGGGEPLSDSDSEEEDFPDDSTTPLGDYITHGLKQLLDAQQLCDVTLLVEGKKFMCHRVLLAAVSPYFRAMFTSPLVESRLTEIRLEEVTPSVMETVIQFVYTGEAGLSLDTAEDLFVAANRLQVMPLQDLCSRFLFEHLSVENCLGMYSLARSHHDQLLLRASLRLVAQHFPRVARQKDFLLLDHGTLGSLLSSDRLGVDSEAEVYDAARRWAEHQPLHRYAHMPALLHHLRPGLLSQEESRRLCQELGPAAAGEGLGGPLRPREGMFEKKIVCVDLTPREEDNLAARDYTVDCFDPRTGKWEKLAALGSLVSPGCTAVGDRLFVAGGILRTGSVSAAVHEYDAVSDRWMERPSMVQPRAMLGLLGCGESVFALGGSNRSALLDSTETLELATLRWAPGPRLPLPLRAFACAALRGRLYLLGGTTLEQNRAVVHSGVLIYHTLTDCWTRVALDSGATCLAGGVAVRGGVCAIGGYLRDTTKFLDGNYTNLETLDATGRVQFFREGRGSGVEREVTGGGVMVTADQRGGAGGGSDRAPSPVLFPGLPRRIAAGGVARWKRRIYVLGGENGSRFYDSVYCWKPGWRSWVQRREKLPGDTGGVSQFGCTTLKFPKKHILSRLRLAKENCKKAAD, encoded by the exons ATGAACGCCGTGCGGGGGGGCGCGGTCACCTGGCGTCCCCAGCCGTGgcaggacggggaggggggaggaggggagcctCTGTCGGACAGCgactcggaggaggaggacttccCCGACGACAGCACCACGCCGCTGGGAGACTACATCACGCACG GGTTGAAGCAGCTCCTGGATGCTCAGCAGCTGTGTGATGTGACTCTACTTGTGGAGGGAAAGAAGTTCATGTGTCACAG agtcCTCCTGGCAGCAGTGAGCCCCTACTTCCGGGCCATGTTCACCAGCCCTCTGGTAGAGTCCCGCCTTACCGAGATCCGACTGGAGGAGGTGACGCCGTCCGTCATGGAGACCGTCATCCAGTTTGTGTACACCGGGGAGGCGGGGCTCTCCCTGGACACGGCCGAGGATCTGTTTGTGGCCGCCAACCGGCTTCAGGTCATGCCCCTCCAAGACCTGTGCTCCAG GTTTCTATTCGAGCACCTCTCGGTGGAGAACTGCCTCGGGATGTACTCTCTGGCCCGCTCCCACCacgaccagctgctgctgcgggcGTCTTTGCGGCTGGTGGCCCAGCACTTCCCCCGGGTGGCCCGGCAGAAAGACTTCCTCCTGCTCGACCACGGCACCCTGGGCAGCCTCCTGAGCTCCGACCGCCTGGGGGTGGACTCCGAGGCAGAGGTTTACGACGCGGCGCGGCGCTGGGCGGAGCATCAGCCCCTGCATCGCTACGCCCACATGCCGGCGCTGCTCCACCACCTGCGGCCGGGGCTGCTGTCCCAGGAGGAGAGCCGACGGCTCTGCCAGGAGTTGGGGCCCGCCGCGGCCGGGGAGGGCCTCGGCGGGCCCCTGAGGCCGCGGGAGGGCATGTTCGAGAAGAAGATCGTCTGCGTGGATCTGACGCCCCGGGAGGAGGATAATTTGGCGGCGAGGGACTACACGGTGGACTGCTTCGACCCCCGGACCGGGAAGTGGGAGAAGTTGGCGGCGCTGGGCTCGCTGGTCAGCCCCGGCTGCACGGCCGTCGGCGACCGGCTGTTTGTGGCCGGCGGCATCCTGCGGACGGGCTCCGTGTCGGCGGCCGTGCACGAATACGACGCGGTGTCGGACCGCTGGATGGAGCGGCCCTCCATGGTGCAGCCGCGGGCCATGCTGGGCCTGCTGGGCTGCGGGGAGTCGGTCTTCGCCCTGGGGGGCAGCAACCGCTCGGCTCTGCTGGACTCCACTGAGACGCTGGAGCTGGCCACGCTGCGGTGGGCTCCGGGGCCTCGCTTGCCGCTGCCCCTGCGCGCCTTCGCCTGCGCGGCGCTGCGCGGGCGGCTCTACCTTCTGGGGGGAACCACGCTCGAACAGAACCGCGCCGTGGTCCACTCGGGGGTGCTCATTTATCACACCCTGACGGACTGCTGGACGCGAGTGGCCCTGGACTCGGGCGCCACCTGTCTGGCCGGAGGGGTAGCGGTGCGAGGAGGCGTGTGCGCCATCGGGGGATACCTGAGAGACACGACCAAGTTCCTGGACGGAAACTACACCAATCTGGAGACTTTGGACGCCACCGGGCGCGTGCAGTTCTTccgagaggggagggggtccgGGGTGGAGCGGGAGGTGACCGGCGGCGGGGTGATGGTCACCGCCGACCAACGCGGCGGGGCGGGCGGCGGGAGCGACCGGGCGCCGAGCCCCGTGCTGTTCCCCGGGCTGCCGCGGCGGATCGCGGCGGGCGGCGTGGCCAGGTGGAAACGCAGGATCTACGTGCTGGGCGGGGAAAACGGCTCGCGGTTCTACGACAGCGTGTACTGCTGGAAGCCCGGCTGGCGCAGCTGGGTCCAGAGGCGCGAGAAACTCCCGGGGGACACCGGCGGGGTGAGCCAGTTTGGGTGCACCACTTTGAAGTTCCCCAAGAAACACATCCTGTCCAGACTGAGACTAGCCAAAGAGAACTGCAAGAAGGCGGCCGACTAG
- the slc5a2 gene encoding sodium/glucose cotransporter 2, producing the protein MEGPVVVINNPADISVIVGYFAAVIGVGVWAMLRSNRGTVGGYFLAGRTMTWWPVGASLFASNIGSGHFVGLAGTGAASGIAVGGFEWNALFIVLLLGWLFVPVYLTAGVITMPQYLKKRFGGTRISLYLTVISLFLYIFTKISVDMFSGAVFIQQALGWNIYVAVITLLLITALYTITGGLAALMYTDTVQTFVIIAGAFVLTGFSFAEVGGYSALLAKYHAATPSNVSSMEPQRYNISPSCYTPRGDAFSLLRDATTGDLPWPGVLFGIAIVGGWYWCTDQVIVQRCLAARDLTHVKAGCIMCGYLKLLPMFLMVFPGMISRVLYPDEVGCVVPEVCKRVCGTAVGCSNIAYPKLVVSIMPNGLRGLMLAVMLAALMSSLASIFNSSSTLFTLDIWTRLRPQAAERELLIVGRVWVLIIVCVSICWIPVVQAAQSGQLFDYIQSVSSYLAPPIASVFFLAVFVKRVNEQGAFWGLIGGLLMGLCRMLPEFWFGSGSCVFPSTCPYLVCGVHYLHFAIVLFFCTSVLVLVVSCCTRPIEDKHLHRLVFSLRHSKEERMDLDWEQEENGRRARREAEERWMASKDSAAEESCVGRFCGGGSQAHEEAAPEAPEKLPDISEEPAWRHVVDVNALIMMAAAVFMWGYYA; encoded by the exons ATGGAGGGTCCCGTGGTGGTGATCAACAACCCGGCGGACATCTCCGTCATCGTGGGATACTTCGCGGCGGTCATCGGCGTGGGCGTTTGG GCCATGCTTCGCAGCAACCGCGGGACTGTGGGAGGATATTTCCTGGCGGGGCGCACCATGACCTGGTGGCCG gtcgGAGCGTCTCTTTTTGCCAGCAACATTGGCAGCGGTCACTTCGTTGGCCTGGCGGGCACCGGGGCAGCCAGTGGCATCGCCGTGGGGGGGTTCGAGTGGAAC GCTCTGTTCATCGTGCTGCTGCTGGGCTGGTTGTTCGTACCTGTCTACCTCACCGCGGGG GTCATCACCATGCCCCAGTACCTGAAGAAGAGGTTCGGGGGGACCAGGATCAGCCTCTACCTCACCGTCATCTCGCTGTTCCTCTACATCTTCACCAAGATCTCA GTGGACATGTTTTCTGGGGCCGTGTTCATCCAGCAGGCTTTAGGGTGGAACATCTACGTGGCCGTCATCACCCTTCTCTTGATAACGGCCTTGTACACCATCACAG gtggcCTGGCTGCTCTGATGTACACTGACACCGTTCAGACCTTCGTCATCATTGCCGGGGCCTTCGTCCTCACCGGTTTCT cTTTCGCTGAAGTAGGAGGCTACAGCGCTCTGCTGGCCAAATACCACGCCGCCACGCCCAGTAACGTCTCCTCCATGGAGCCCCAGCGCTACAACATCTCCCCCAGCTGCTACACGCCGAGAGGGGACGCCTTCAGCCTGCTGAGGGACGCCACCACCGGGGACCTGCCCTGGCCCGGCGTGCTTTTTGGGATCGCCATAGTGGGAGGCTGGTACTGGTGCACGGACCAG GTCATCGTGCAGCGGTGCCTCGCGGCTCGCGACCTGACGCACGTGAAGGCCGGCTGCATCATGTGTGGCTACCTCAAGCTGCTGCCCATGTTCCTCATGGTGTTCCCCGGCATGATCAGCAGGGTCCTCTACCCAG ATGAGGTCGGCTGCGTTGTGCCCGAGGTGTGTAAGAGGGTGTGTGGGACTGCGGTCGGCTGCTCCAACATCGCGTATCCCAAACTGGTGGTGTCCATCATGCCGAATG GTCTGCGAGGTCTGATGCTGGCCGTGATGCTGGCCGCCCTCATGTCGTCCTTGGCCTCCATctttaacagcagcagcacgctGTTCACACTGGACATCTGGACCCGCCTCAGGCCACAGGCCGCCGAGCGCGAGCTCCTCATCGTGGGCAG GGTCTGGGTTCTGATCATCGTGTGCGTCAGCATCTGCTGGATCCCGGTGGTGCAGGCGGCTCAGAGCGGTCAGCTGTTCGATTACATCCAATCGGTGTCGAGCTATCTGGCGCCGCCCATCGCCTCGGTCTTCTTCCTGGCTGTGTTTGTCAAGCGGGTCAATGAACAG ggtgcGTTCTGGGGCCTGATTGGCGGCCTGTTGATGGGCCTGTGCCGCATGCTGCCCGAGTTCTGGTTCGGTTCTGGCAGCTGCGTCTTCCCCTCCACCTGCCCGTACCTGGTGTGCGGGGTCCACTACCTCCACTTCGCCATCGTACTCTTCTTCTGCACCTccgtgctggtgctggtggtcaGCTGCTGCACCCGGCCCATAGAGGACAAACAC ctCCACCGTCTGGTGTTCAGCCTCCGTCACTccaaggaggagaggatggattTGGactgggagcaggaggagaacggGAGGAGAGCCCGCAGGGAGGCTGAGGAGAGGTGGATGGCGAGCAAGGACTCGG cggCTGAGGAGTCCTGTGTCGGTCGGTTTTGCGGCGGCGGCTCCCAGGCACACGAAGAGGCGGCGCCCGAGGCACCGGAGAAGCTGCCCGACATCAGCGAGGAGCCGGCGTGGAGGCACGTGGTGGACGTCAACGCTCTGATCATGATGGCCGCGGCGGTGTTCATGTGGGGTTATTACGCTTAA
- the sars2 gene encoding serine--tRNA ligase, mitochondrial translates to MATCIGTVVRLGGAALTAVFQPVARPCCLRRARVYVPRRFSHGARSSLYEHVREGYSDKPELDMRAVCEETDKVIANVENRKGDLRGDDVRAIVCVWQELQAVRMEISGLEAQKRHVSDTVKEFMTKSDKKALSNLPEYTQALQKGREIRSRLNQLYPRETQLDQEHYGRALRLPNTTHPDVPVGAESQAKVLELVGQKPEFDFTPRGHFELGEELGLFRQRHLAHVSGHRSYYLRGAGARLQTALQNFALDTLQRRGFIPMVVPDMLKGAVFEGCGMQPNAHRSQVYSLDPTRFPDLNLAGTGEVGVAGYFMDHAVNWKDLPVRTACSSTCYRAETDTGRETWGLYRVHHFNKVEMFGVTADETGEESARLLEEFTSLQKEMFSALELHYRVLDMPTQELGPPAHRKYDIEAWMPGRDSYGEISSGSNCTDYQSRRLNILYEREDGSLNYAHTVNATACAIPRTIIAILETHQTKDGTVRVPRALQPYLGLEVIETPKYAPLKYIGPNQHKRPPRPAAKT, encoded by the exons ATGGCGACCTGCATCGGCACGGTCGTGCGACTCGGAGGCGCGGCACTGACTGCCGTCTTCCAGCCGGTGGCCAGGCCATGTTGCCTGCGGAGAGCACGTGTGTACGTCCCGCGCCGCTTTTCGCACGGGGCCCGGAGCAGCTTGTACGAGCACGTCCGCGAAGGTTACAGCGACAAGCCCGAGCTGGACATGAGGGCAGTGTGCGAGGAGACCGACAAAGTCATCGCAAACGTGGagaacaggaagggagacctgCGGGGCGACGACGTCAGGGCGATT gtgtgtgtgtggcaggagcTGCAGGCGGTGAGGATGGAGATCTCGGGGCTGGAGGCGCAGAAGAGACACGTCAGTGACACCGTCAAAGAATTTATG ACCAAGAGTGACAAGAAAGCCCTCAGCAAT cTACCAGAGTACACTCAGGCTCTGCAGAAAGGACGCGAGATCCGCAGCAGACTGAATCAGCTCTACCCCAGAGAGACGCAGCTGGACCAGGAACACTACGGACGAGCGCTCAGGCTGCCCAACACCACGCACCCCGACGTG CCGGTGGGAGCCGAGAGCCAAGCGAAGGTGTTGGAGCTGGTTGGACAGAAACCAG AGTTTGACTTCACGCCCAGAGGCCATTTCGAGTTGGGGGAGGAGTTGGGTCTCTTCCGCCAGAG ACATCTCGCTCACGTCTCGGGCCACAGGTCTTACTATCTAAGGGGAGCTGGCGCCCGACTGCAGACCGCACTCCAGAACTTTGCCCTGGACACACTGCAGCGACGG GGCTTCATTCCCATGGTTGTACCGGACATGCTGAAGGGGGCCGTGTTT GAGGGTTGTGGGATGCAGCCCAACGCCCATCGCTCTCAGGTCTATTCTCTGGACCCGACCCGCTTCCCAGACCTCAACCTGGCTGGCACCGGGGAGGTCGGAGTGGCAG GTTATTTCATGGATCACGCAGTGAACTGGAAGGACCTGCCCGTCAG gacGGCATGCAGCAGCACCTGCTACAGAGCGGAGACGGACACGGGCAGAGAGACGTGGGGGCTCTATCGAGTGCATCACTTCAACAAG gtGGAGATGTTTGGAGTGACCGCAGATGAGACCGGAGAGGAAAGCGCTCGGCTGCTGGAGGAGTTCACCTCTCTGCAGAAGGAGATGTTCTCTGCACTGGAGCTACACTACAG GGTGCTGGACATGCCGACACAGGAACTGGGTCCTCCAGCACACAGGAAGTATGACATCGAAGCCTGGATGCCTGGGAGGGACAGCTATGGAGAG ATCTCCAGCGGGTCCAACTGTACCGACTACCAAAGCAGACGCCTCAACATCCTGTACGAGCGAGAGGACGGCAGCCTGAACTACGCCCACACG GTGAACGCCACGGCGTGCGCCATCCCCAGAACCATCATCGCCATCCTGGAGACTCACCAGACCAAA gacGGAACCGTGCGTGTCCCCCGAGCCCTGCAGCCCTATTTGGGGCTAGAGGTCATCGAGACACCAAAGTACGCTCCGCTGAAATACATCGGACCCAACCAGCACAAGCGACCCCCCCGGCCTGCTGCCAAAACCTGA